ATCTTCGATCACAAGATCGCGGGGCCGTTGATGCGCTCGATGCACCACATCTCGGTCGACCGCGCCTCTGGCGACGCGTCCTTGCAGGTGGCGTTGGAGTATCTGCGTGCCGGCCAGGGTGTCGGCATCTTCCCCGAGGCCACGATCTCGCGGGCGATGGAGCTCAAAGAGTTCAAGACCGGGGCCGTACGCATTGCCGCCCAGGCCGAGGTCCCTGTCATTCCGGTGGTCTTGTGGGGCACCCAGCGGCTTGTGACCAAGGATCACCCCAGAGACTTGTCCCGCGGCAAGGCGATCACCATCTCGGTCGGCGAACCCCATCGTCCGACGGGTGCGGATCCCCTCGCCGAGACCGCTGCGCTGAAGGCCTCCATGTCGCAACTGCTCGACCATGCGATCCGGACCTATCCCCAGCACCAGCCCGGCGCATGGTGGGTGCCGGCGTCCTACGGCGGCAGCGCCCCGACCCTCGCGCAAGCCAAGGTGCTCGAAGAAGCAGAGAAGGCCCGCCGCGCCGCCCGCAAGGCGGCCCGCGCCAAATAGCAGAGCCCCCGGTGGTTGAGGAGCGAACACAGCTCGCGTCTCGAAACCACACCCACCGGTACGAGCGACCCACCGGTGGTTGAGGAGCGAGCAAAGCTCGCGTCTCGAAACCACACCCACCGGTGGTTGAGGAGCGAGCAAAGCTCGCGTCTCGAAACCATATATCCCTATGTCGACATATCTATAAACCGCTAGATCACCCGATCGGTGCGGTTCCTCGGGTCCATGATGTCGATGATCCGTCGCAGATCCTCCAGCGTCGCGAAGTCGACGGTGATCTTGCCGCGAGTCTTGCCCAGGTCGATCTTGACCCGGGTCTCCAGCCGGTCGGACAACCTTTCGGACAACTCCTCCAGCCCCGGGGCGAAAGGCTTGTGCCGTGCCGGACGCCGCTTGCGTTCCCCGGCGCCACCGAGGGACACGATCTCCTCCAGAGCGCGGACACTGATGCCCTCGGCAACCACACGCTGGGCCAGGTGGTCTTGTGCCGACGAATCCTCCACACCCAGCAGCGCCCGGGCATGACCCGCGCTCAGCACCCCGGCCGCTACCCGACGCTGCACTGCAGGCGACAACTTCAGCAGCCGCAAGGTGTTGCTGATCTGTGGCCGCGAACGCCCGATGCGTTGGGAGAGTTCTTCATGGGTGCAGCCAAAGTCCTCGAGCAACTGGCCGTACGCGGCAGCTTCTTCCAGCGGATTGAGTTGTGACCGGTGCAGGTTCTCCAACAACGCATCCCGCAGCAGGTCGTCGTCGCCGGTCTCCCGGACGATCGCCGGGATCGTGTCGAGGCCCGCAGCCTGGGTGGCACGCCAACGGCGTTCACCCATGATCAACTCATAAGCCCCCTCACCCGCGGGCCTGACGACCACAGGCTGAAGCAGTCCGACTTCGGTGATGGAGTGCACGAGTTCGGCCATCGCCTCCTCGTCGAACACCTCACGAGGCTGGCGCGGGTTCGGCGTGATCGTCGCCACCGGGAGCTCGGCGAAGTACGCACCAGCCGCAGTGACTGGGGGAGCCGCGGCAGTGCCCGGTTGAGAAGTTCCGACGGTCGGTGCAGGCGGTGTTGTCGACCCGGTCGCGGACTCTCGCGCGGCTTGCGAAGACCCGGGAGTCGCGTCGGGAGCACTCGGCCCGGTCGGGATCAGTGAACCCAGACCGCGTCCGAGACCTCGACGAACCGGACGGCTTGCATCACTCATGGGGCACTCCTCTAGAAACGATCTCGCGCGCGGCCTCCAGATAGCTCAGCGCGCCCGGTGATGTGGGGTCGTAGGTGAGCACCGTTTGACCGTACGACGGGGCTTCGGACACGCGTACCGAACGCGGAATCGCGGTCTTGAGGACCTGGCCACCGAAGTGCTCGCGGACCTCCTGCGCCACGCCGGCCGCAAGGCGGGTCCGTGCGTCGAACATGGTGATCAGGATCGTGGAGACGATCAGGCGCGGGTTGAGGTGCTGCTTGACCAGGTCGACCGTCTCCAGGAGCTGACCCAGGCCTTCGAGGGCGTAGTACTCCGCCTGGATCGGAATCAGCATCTCGGCGCCCGCCACCAGCGCGTTGAGGGTCAACAACCCCAGAGAGGGGGGACAGTCCACGATCACGAAGTCGAAGCGGTCGTCACCGGCATCTGCCGCCGATCCGACGCGGGGATCCGCGAAAATCGCCTTGTGCAGCCGGTTCTCCCGCGCCACGACGCTGACGAGCTCGATCTCAGCTCCGGCTAGATCGATGGTCGCGGGCACCACGCGCACGTTCGGCAGATCGGGTGCCTGGGCGAGCACCTCGGCGAGCGGTGACCCGCCGACCACCAGGTCATAGGTGGACGGTACGCCGCGACGGTGCTCGACCCCCAGCGCGGTGGAGGCATTGCCCTGCGGGTCCAGGTCGACGACCAACACGCGCATTCCGAGCTGGCCCAGCGCGGCAGCAATGTTCACCGACGTGGTCGTCTTGCCGACCCCGCCCTTCTGATTGGCGACAACAAAGACGCGGGTGCGCTCAGGTCTGCGCACAGGGGGAGCCGAGGCGAGACTCGTACGCGCGCGCAGATTGTCCGCGACCTCTTGCGCGAGGGGTGTTTCGTCCTGGGGACCGAGCAACGCAGAATCGTCGGCCAACTCGGCCGCCGTGCGTACGACGAATCCAGGGGCCCTTGTGGGCGCTGCCGAACTCGTGGTGTCTGGTGGCGTTGTTTCACGTGAAACCACGTTGAGTACCTAATCCGTTCCCTTGTGGATGAACGACCTAATTCTGTGGATAAATGACCCTCTTTACGCCTGGCGCGGCCGGTGGATAACTTCGACGCGTCAGCCTAGACGGGAGTGCCGACACGTCCCTTTCCGGTACGCCGTACTTCGAGGAGCGTGGTCGGGGGATCCAGAACATCTGCACCCACCGTGAAGATGCGCGGCTCGCCGCAGCCGAACTTCCGCAGCACTTTGGTGGCCGCGCTGATTTCGTCCCCCACCTTGGAACCCTTCATCGCCAGCATCGCACCTTGGAGCCCCACCAGCGGCATCGACCACCGCAGCAGTCGGTCCAATGGCGCGAGCGCTCGCGAGGTGACGACGTCGAACGTACGACCTGAGGGCAACTCCTCGGCGCGGCCTCGCACGACCTCCACGTGGGTCAACGCCAGATCGGCGACGACCTCGTTCAGGAAGTGCACTCTTCGCTCAAGTGGTTCGACCAGGGTGAGGTGAAGGTCAGGCCGTACGATCGCCAGCACGAGGCCGGGCAGGCCGGCCCCCGAACCGAGATCCGCTACTCGCGCCTCCCGGGGGAGCGCCTCCTGCACCACGGCGCAGTTGAGCAGGTGCCGCTCCCAGAGCCGGGGCACCTCTCGCGGCCCGATCAGTCCGCGTACGGTGCCAGCGTCTGCCAGCCAGCTGGCGAAGTGTTCGGCCAACTCCAGGCGAGCCCCGAAGACCGCCTGCGCCGAGTCGGGCGGTGGGGGCGCGAGTTCGTTCACGACGGCTCACGTTTCACGTGAAACCACGCCTCAGGATGCAGAGATCACGATGTAGCGCCGCGGCTCGACGCCCTCAGACTCGGAGACCAGCCCGGAGGCCGTCACCACGTCGTGTACGACCTTGCGTTCGAACGACGTCATCGGGGCAAGTGACACCGCCTCGCCCGAGTCGCGCACCTGGGCGATCTTGTCCTGGGCGAGTTGTTCCAGGTCGGCGCGCCGCTGCGCGCGATGACCCGAGATGTCCAGCATCAGACGCGAGCGCTCACCGGTCTCGCGGTAGACGGCCAGTCGGGTGAGTTCCTGCAGGGCATCGAGCACCTCGCCATTGCGACCCACCAGTTGCTGTAGGTCCGCACCGACGATCGACACCGCGGCACGGTCGCCCTCGACATCCATGTCCAAGTCACCGTCGAGATCGGCGATATCCAGCAACTCCTCGAGGTAGTCCGCAGCGATCTCGCCATCGTTCTCCAGACGCTGGGTCCGCGAGGGTCGCTCGGACTCCTCCACGACTGCTTCGTTCTCCACGGTCTCGTCGTGCTCGCTCATGGCTGCTCCTGTCACTGTGCCGGTGTCATTGGCCGGGCTTGCCGGTCGACTTGTTCTTGCGTTGGGAGCGCGTCTGCCGCTTGGGCTGCACGCGCTGGGTGGGGCCGTCCGCATCGCCGCCTGCCTCGCTCTCCGCGGCGGCCTTGGCGGCCTCCAGCGGGTCCTCGGTCACGTTGCGCCCCTTGGCGCGGTCGCGCTCCTGCTTGGCCTTGAAGGCGGGCGTACCGGGGGCAGGGTTGTTGCGGATGACATAGAACTGCTGGCCCATCGTCCACAGGTTCGAGGTGGTCCAGTAGATCAGCACACCGATCGGGAACGCGATGCCACCGACGCCGAACACCAGCGGGAGAACATAGAGCAGCATCTTCTGCTGCTGGGCGTACGGACCGGTAAGCGCGTCGGCCGGCATGTTCTTGCTCATCAGCTGACGCTGGGTCATGAAGGTCGTGGCCGTCATCGCCAGCACCAAGATGATCGCGGTGATGATGACCGCGACGTTGCCTTCGGCACGCAAGAGCGTGTCCGACAGGGGGATGTGACCGAAGAGCTTGGCCTCGCTGAAGTTGTGCGCATCCTCCGCCGTCAAGATGCCCTTGGGCTGCTTGTGTGAGGCTCTGTCGATGATCCGGAAAAGAGACAGGAAGATCGGCATCTGCACGATCAGCGGCAGACAGGAGGCGAACGGGTTGGTGCCCGTCTCCTTGTAGAGATTCATCGTCTCCTGGGTGAGCTTCTCCCGGTCATGGGCGTACTTCTTCTGAAGCTCCTTGACCCGCGGCTGCACCAACTGCATGTTCCGGCTGGACTTGATCTGCTTGACGAACAGCGGGATCAGCGCCGTGCGTACGACCAGCGTCAGGCCGATGATCGAGAGCACCCAGGCGGCTCCACTGTCGGCACCGAAGATCGCGCCGAAGACACGGTGGAAACCGATCAGGACCGCGGAGATCACGTAATACAGCGGCGTCATGATGAAACTGCCGAGGGTGCCTAGGAATTCCACTGATCAGGCTCCTTGTGTCGGGGCTGGTCTCGAACGTCGCGCGTCCGAGCGAGGGGGGACGGGGTCATAGCCGCCTGCGGCCCAGGGATGGCAGCGGCCGAGCCGGCGGACAGCGAACCAGGAGCCACGCAGGGCCCCGTGGGTCTGGACTGCCTCCAGTGCGTACGCCGAGCACGTCGGGTGGTAGCGACACACCTGGCCGTACAGCGGACTGATCACGGCGCGATAGAGCTTGAGGAACCCGATCAGCACCCACGCCAACGGCGAGCGGAAGCGACGCTCGCCGTTCATCCGGCGCACGCTCGGCGCAGGCAGCGGTCCAGATCGTCACCGAGTTGGTCGTACGACGCGCTCGCCGCCGCGGGCAGGGCACGGACGACCACCTGACTCGTCGCCAGGGCCTCAAGGCGCAAGCGCATCAACTCGCGCAGCCGCCGTTGCACCCGATTGCGGATGACGGCGTTGCCCACCGCCTTGCTCACCACGAAGCCGGCACGTGCGGTCGTCTCCGGATCGCCGGCGCAACAGTGCACCACCAGGGTCGCCGAACCGGCACGACGCCCGCCACGGACGACGCGCTGGAACTCGTCAGCTGAGGTGAGCCGACTTCTGCGAGTCAGCACGACTCGGTGGCCGCTGATCTCGTGGATCAGACGGCGAGGCTCTTGCGGCCCTTACGACGGCGGGCAGCCAGGATGGCGCGGCCGGCGCGGGTGCGCATGCGCAGACGGAAACCGTGCACCTTGTGACGGCGACGGTTGTTCGGCTGGTACGTACGCTTGCTCACGACGATTACTCCATTGGGGATTGCTGAATGGCTCGGTGTCGCCGGCCTGCGTGACCTGACGAGCGGTGCGGTGCAATGAGACCGCACAGGCGGACTCGTCGACCCCATGTGGCTGGCCACGTGTCTGGGGAGGGCGACCTAGCAAAGGTACGCGGGCCATATTGCCGGGTCAAACCCTCGCGACCCGCTCCGGCCGCAACCTGTGGATGACGGGTTGCCGGGACCGCCTGACTGCGGTTACGTTCGTGGCTTCCCAGACCCCGTTCGTGACTCTCTTCCCCGGTGCTCAACCCGACGACAAAGAGTCCGTGCCAGATCTGGATCAGCACCCTGACCTGCAGAAACAACGAGCACTTCAACAGATGTAGACGATTTTCCGCAGGTCTTTCCACAGCCGTGGACAACCATTCACACCCTGTGGACAAGATTGTGGAGAATTTTTCTTCACATTGGATCGAAGGAAGTTCGTGGACCCAGTGACCGACCCTGTGACTCCCGAGAACGCCGCCACCGACAACGAGCGCCTGCGCGCGGCCTGGTCAGGACTCATCGACGACCTTCTGCCCAACCAGCGGGCGTGGCTGCGCAACAGCGAGACATTGACCCTCCACGGGTCAACGGCACTGATCGCGGTGCCCAACGACTTCACCCGCGGCCAACTCGAGGGTCGGCTGCGCGCGCAACTCGAAGACACCCTGAGCGACGCCTTCGATCGCGAGATCCGGATCGCGGTCACGGTCAATCCCGAGCTCGACCAGCCGGAGCCACCGGCCATCGACACCTCAATCGACCGATTCGAGGCCACACCTGGCGATA
The DNA window shown above is from Nocardioides sp. and carries:
- a CDS encoding lysophospholipid acyltransferase family protein, whose amino-acid sequence is MRDVTYPPIIAACKGAFRALGQTFQMTGTEYIPRTGGFLLAVNHISYVDFIYSGLAAQPAKRKVRFMAKREIFDHKIAGPLMRSMHHISVDRASGDASLQVALEYLRAGQGVGIFPEATISRAMELKEFKTGAVRIAAQAEVPVIPVVLWGTQRLVTKDHPRDLSRGKAITISVGEPHRPTGADPLAETAALKASMSQLLDHAIRTYPQHQPGAWWVPASYGGSAPTLAQAKVLEEAEKARRAARKAARAK
- a CDS encoding ParB/RepB/Spo0J family partition protein codes for the protein MSDASRPVRRGLGRGLGSLIPTGPSAPDATPGSSQAARESATGSTTPPAPTVGTSQPGTAAAPPVTAAGAYFAELPVATITPNPRQPREVFDEEAMAELVHSITEVGLLQPVVVRPAGEGAYELIMGERRWRATQAAGLDTIPAIVRETGDDDLLRDALLENLHRSQLNPLEEAAAYGQLLEDFGCTHEELSQRIGRSRPQISNTLRLLKLSPAVQRRVAAGVLSAGHARALLGVEDSSAQDHLAQRVVAEGISVRALEEIVSLGGAGERKRRPARHKPFAPGLEELSERLSDRLETRVKIDLGKTRGKITVDFATLEDLRRIIDIMDPRNRTDRVI
- a CDS encoding ParA family protein codes for the protein MRRPERTRVFVVANQKGGVGKTTTSVNIAAALGQLGMRVLVVDLDPQGNASTALGVEHRRGVPSTYDLVVGGSPLAEVLAQAPDLPNVRVVPATIDLAGAEIELVSVVARENRLHKAIFADPRVGSAADAGDDRFDFVIVDCPPSLGLLTLNALVAGAEMLIPIQAEYYALEGLGQLLETVDLVKQHLNPRLIVSTILITMFDARTRLAAGVAQEVREHFGGQVLKTAIPRSVRVSEAPSYGQTVLTYDPTSPGALSYLEAAREIVSRGVPHE
- the rsmG gene encoding 16S rRNA (guanine(527)-N(7))-methyltransferase RsmG, yielding MNELAPPPPDSAQAVFGARLELAEHFASWLADAGTVRGLIGPREVPRLWERHLLNCAVVQEALPREARVADLGSGAGLPGLVLAIVRPDLHLTLVEPLERRVHFLNEVVADLALTHVEVVRGRAEELPSGRTFDVVTSRALAPLDRLLRWSMPLVGLQGAMLAMKGSKVGDEISAATKVLRKFGCGEPRIFTVGADVLDPPTTLLEVRRTGKGRVGTPV
- a CDS encoding R3H domain-containing nucleic acid-binding protein, encoding MSEHDETVENEAVVEESERPSRTQRLENDGEIAADYLEELLDIADLDGDLDMDVEGDRAAVSIVGADLQQLVGRNGEVLDALQELTRLAVYRETGERSRLMLDISGHRAQRRADLEQLAQDKIAQVRDSGEAVSLAPMTSFERKVVHDVVTASGLVSESEGVEPRRYIVISAS
- the yidC gene encoding membrane protein insertase YidC, yielding MEFLGTLGSFIMTPLYYVISAVLIGFHRVFGAIFGADSGAAWVLSIIGLTLVVRTALIPLFVKQIKSSRNMQLVQPRVKELQKKYAHDREKLTQETMNLYKETGTNPFASCLPLIVQMPIFLSLFRIIDRASHKQPKGILTAEDAHNFSEAKLFGHIPLSDTLLRAEGNVAVIITAIILVLAMTATTFMTQRQLMSKNMPADALTGPYAQQQKMLLYVLPLVFGVGGIAFPIGVLIYWTTSNLWTMGQQFYVIRNNPAPGTPAFKAKQERDRAKGRNVTEDPLEAAKAAAESEAGGDADGPTQRVQPKRQTRSQRKNKSTGKPGQ
- the yidD gene encoding membrane protein insertion efficiency factor YidD; the protein is MNGERRFRSPLAWVLIGFLKLYRAVISPLYGQVCRYHPTCSAYALEAVQTHGALRGSWFAVRRLGRCHPWAAGGYDPVPPRSDARRSRPAPTQGA
- the rnpA gene encoding ribonuclease P protein component, whose amino-acid sequence is MLTRRSRLTSADEFQRVVRGGRRAGSATLVVHCCAGDPETTARAGFVVSKAVGNAVIRNRVQRRLRELMRLRLEALATSQVVVRALPAAASASYDQLGDDLDRCLRRACAG
- the rpmH gene encoding 50S ribosomal protein L34; the protein is MSKRTYQPNNRRRHKVHGFRLRMRTRAGRAILAARRRKGRKSLAV